A part of Xenopus tropicalis strain Nigerian chromosome 4, UCB_Xtro_10.0, whole genome shotgun sequence genomic DNA contains:
- the tnnc1 gene encoding troponin C, slow skeletal and cardiac muscles, protein MDDIYKAAVEQLTEEQKNEFRAAFDIFVQDAEDGCISTKELGKVMRMLGQNPTPEELQEMIDEVDEDGSGTVDFDEFLVMMVRCMKDDSKGKSEEELSDLFRMFDKNADGYIDLDELKMMLEATGETITEDDIEELMRDGDKNNDGRIDYDEFLEFMKGVE, encoded by the exons ATGGATGATATTTACAAAGCAGCG GTTGAACAACTTACAGAAGAGCAAAAAAATG AGTTCAGGGCAGCTTTCGACATTTTCGTGCAAGACGCTGAAGATGGCTGCATTAGCACCAAGGAACTGGGGAAGGTCATGAGGATGCTGGGGCAGAACCCCACCCCTGAGGAGTTACAGGAAATGATCGATGAAGTGGATGAAGAtg GGAGTGGCACGGTAGATTTTGATGAGTTCTTGGTCATGATGGTCCGGTGTATGAAAGACGACAGCAAAGGAAAATCAGAAGAAGAATTATCAGACCTTTTCCGAATGTTTGACAA aaatGCAGATGGCTACATTGACCTGGATGAGCTGAAAATGATGCTTGAAGCTACCGGAGAGACAATCACAGAAGATGACATTGAGGAACTCATGCGAGATGGGGATAAAAATAATGACGGCAGGATTGATTACGACG agtttCTGGAATTCATGAAGGGAGTTGAATAA